The Papilio machaon chromosome 17, ilPapMach1.1, whole genome shotgun sequence genome segment AGTCGGTAATAATCAATAATATcatatttcattcatttatttattttttgttgaaattgaaatttcatttACCTCGAAGTCCCTTCCCAGAAGGACTATTAGGAGTAATAAATGGTGAAGAAGCTAGTGAGTATTACGATACTTCTAGCTTTTTACGTAGTAGTATGTagttactttgttttttttatttcggttAGGTACTTGACTTTTTAAGTTATACAGAAGTTTTATACATCCCTTAATGttcaaacacatttttttcgaCTTTTACTAGATTAAAttcgaagttaaatttttttttgttaacgtATGTTTGAaatgacttatttttttaatgttatttcctGAAGGATTTCTTTAAGGTCATTGCATAAAGGAGGTTGGCTAATAGAACTATAGTATTTCCCCTTACTTTATATAGGGGACATATAGCAAAGATCACTTCCCAGTTCCATCGTTTCCGGATAAGAAAAGCGTAGGAAGAAGAGTAAAAtccaaagaataaaaaaaaataactttattgtttttattactatctATGGTTTAATTGTATCCAAAATCCATTTCATAAATTTCCGGACATCGGTATATATTCCAGGTTTTTCTGAGCCACATAGTCTAGGTCCATAAGAAACAATGCCGAATTGGACAAATTTGTAAGTACCATCGTAATATGATTCGAGCATTAGAGGTCCACCGGAGTCACCTTTGCAAGAATCGTGGCCTATTTCGCCGGCGCAAAACGTATTTGTCATCCTACCTGGTCCGAGCTGTCTTGAAGTGCtggaaaataatatacttaaattaataaattgtaaactcACATCTTTTGACTCCACTGACGTTATCAACCTTGAATTAAACTGTGTCTTTCATATTTAAACTTACGCGCATATtccttaaaaagaaaacaaagttttcaATAAGTTTATAATATGTGATATTATTACACTTTTAAGAAATTGACATGATAAACTTTCACATCTGTcttatactagttgtcgcccgcggaattaaaaaaaaacataataaatagcctatgtgatcttccagactaagttctacatctgtgccaaattacaacaagatctgttgagcctttccggagataccttcaaacaaatatccatccatccatccatctaagcattcgcatttataatattagtaaaatagcaGATGCCCGCGACTTAGTCcgggcggaattaaaaataatataacctaTGTCACCCAGAGCTTAGTGTAGTTTCCCAACTtacaaagaatttttcaaatcggttcagtggTTTCGGGGCCTATTCAGTGGAAACAATCAAATCTCATTCTATTTCAAAATACTAAGATAAGGTTACGAGTACCTCGCCTAAGAATCTCAAGTAACCACGTCCATATATTAGAGTTATATATGGTTTTATACTCCTCACCTTTTGTAGAGCATGTTGCACGAGGATTCTGAGAATATAGGCAATTCAACTTTAAGTAGAATATTGGATTTAGTTTGTATGTCGGTCATACCCCAGCCGGCTACGACACCTCTTTCACCTACTAGATCTTTTTCTCGTAGATCTTTTGTGATAGGCAAACAAATTGAACCAGAATTTCCTGAAGTAAAAAGTGGAATTTAATTAGACATTGTTATACAACTAAAAAGTTACCTAACACATTCAACACTATTGAGTATATAAATAGCAAGCTTAAAGTCGGTTAAATTTGAaccaaatagaataaaaaaaacaatttaaaacatcataGTGATAAGCCAAAGTGGTTTGATATCGAATATCGATTTCGGCCGTAATACTGACTAAAGATCTTATATTAAAGTACGTTAGtggaatataaatacaaaaaaaacaagtctATTGGTAAAACTTACTGTAAGAAAAATCCACAGGTCTGGCGAGACGTAGCAGACCAATGTCATTTAATATGTATGGTTGTGTAACATAACCGCGATGATGTATTTTATGAGATACGGCGATATCCTGTTGGAAGTACAACATAATTAGTTGCGATTATCCAATAGTTTTTGACGTGCAACTTGGATTATCTAGTATTGTTTACCGTAATTAGGAACCTTCGAAggtataatatgtttttctacGTTTCTAGGTATTATGAACCATAGCCACGTACCATGGATAAAATATTGTCTTCTGTATAGGTGTTAATtcctgttttattttgttaatttattcattataattatgcTCATTATAATAGATTCGAGTTCTAGGCAGTTAAAGAGATGAAAAGATAGAACGTGTAGCGGAAATgcaaaatttaagtatttttaatggatgtgtggtgtaaCAAGAGTGCATAGGATacgaaaatatgaaatgaGTATATTAGAAGAAGTCTAAAAGTAGCAGTGAATTAAAAGGTAAAAGATGGTTTGGGcatgttatgaggagggaagaatTGCATGTGACAAGAAGAACTTTAATGATGAGTGTTAGTAGggctaggaagagatggaaaGATGAGGACTAGGAGAGGAAGAAAACCGATGATGATGTATTATTCCTATTATTTGTATgagtttagtttattatttgataagaAAATTGCTATACCTGAAATTTGGATTCACATTCGCGTATTTCATCCTCTCCCACGCAATCTTCAGGTTGGCTTATGTCGTAGTCTCCAATTCTAACGCCGACTATTTGTTGGTTTTTGATGCAGTGTGCGGCCGTCAGCACGTACCTAGCAGTTATAACTGTGCCTCcacatttaaactttaattttcctTCATCTACAATCGAAACAGTCAAAATTCttagaacattttaaattctcgTACGCATTAGTTGCagctaatattttacaacacTCACTATCTCTGTATGAAATGAGGGCAAGCCAGGGGAACTCATACAGGCCTGCACTGGTTCCTCCGACAATTCTGTTCCCGTCTACATCGCCACACTCAGTTGGTAGAAGTCGTATGTTACGATGATTTTCGATTTCGTCTCCAGATGTTTGTGTGTTGTTTTTGCTTTCATTTTCAACATTCAAAGATCGACTGGTAAAGAAATCAGAACAGCACAcctatttacaaaattgtataattaaaaaggtgATAATATTAGATCTCTGGATACAGTGGGCAGACTAAGGCTGATGATGTTTAACTAGAACTTGTTTCTGgtggtaacaaaaaaaaagcaaaaaattcACAGACGTTGatgaatattgtaatatatgtaATCTGTTCTGGTAAAGAACAAATTCGAATAGCACTTGAGACTTTAAAATTACGAAACAAACTTATTAGGTTATCAAAAGTCCGAATGACATACAAAACAGCGTCTTAATGTTTTCCCTTATGGTCACAGTTCTATATAACTTTGCTCATGATGAATAAATGTTACAGATTTTTGTAAAGCTAGTAGTCTTtctaatgttttaaacaaacgttttaatgtgaatgtgGATTACCTTTTGAACACCTTCAAAACCACAGAGTGCATTTTGCAGTTGTTGAATTGCCGCCGCACTTCTGTCTGTGCGGATCAGCTGTATTGCCGATGCACAATTTGTTATCTTAACACAATCGTCGCATTGTTCTGTAAttgtaaagataatttattgttttaatcaaccatatttaatattttttataatactccttaaattattgtttactatatatgaaaaaattcaTTACTCTTCTCAGTTCCTTAAGAAGTTTAATAGGtaaagtttattacattttagttaattattttcacatcAGACTttggttaatatttaaaaaacaacataattatttagtagttTTCAGGTCCCAGACACTGGTATtgtacaagaaaaaaatgagATTAAAGTTAGCGACGGAATATTTAAGCTTTTTGCAAGTATACtttcaaattaacatataCTATAAATGGAGCaagtaatagtaaataattgataatgtatatttgtacTCACTGAGGGCATTGGTGAGGGCCGCGAAGAGTACACAGAACAATACAGTGGGGTGTGAACGCATCGTGCAGGCACGTTGTCCACTCGCCGTGCCTTTCTCGATACTAACTACGCCCGATGTTGGTTGCCAACATTTCAGTTTCTGGACACACTCGTCTGGTTTTACccaatttgttatttactgtGCTCTTTTTATCGTAGTAGAGGGGatattaatgtaaacattattttactttaaaggcCCAAACAACGTTGAATCTTAGGATTTACCAGTGAACCATTAATTTTACCAATTTATTATGGTAAAAGTTCAATAAGTTATgtggtttttgtttatttctaccATTTACTTGGTAAAACATAAGActgatttaaatacatatatcagTGAATAGCcgacttatataaaaaaaattacgaagatgttttttttattttttttcattaatcaaCTTCAACTActataaattcttaaaaaagtaataataaaaatttaatgatatttaaaaaaaaatacttttaataggATATTTAtagacatttataatttttatgattaataCTTAAATCTTGAGCAATACCAAGTGAATGGTGGTAAATGCTCAAAATAAACCAAGTTCACATAACTTTTCAGAATTTTTCCATAGGCAGTGGTAAAAGTTAAGTTTTACCGGTAAATCTTTAGATTATTAGGTAAAGTTAGATTcccaaagttttttttattaagaactagctgtcgcccgcgacttcttctgcgcggaatttaaaaaaatatgtagcctatatgttcttccagactctggtttatatctttatatataatttcattaagatccatttCAAAGCATTTTtagagatacattcaaacaaacaccatttatccatccatccatttattttttttaaatttctctgTCATAATAACCTACTCcagaaaataacaaacacaacaaaataaaagtgaaatcggtccagctgTTCACGCGTGATGGCGTGACCAAGGGATATAgggattcatttttatatatatagtttcCAAACTAATTAATCTATGTGCAGCATGTTACTTAATTTCTTGACGATGTTGGTTTGGttttccgtttaaaacatattgttatctctattttgttaatgataatgacagggacgacgatttgttttatacagagattttggtctctgAATTCTAGGGTTAGAGAAATGTGCAGATCGATCGCTACTTTGTCGACTTTGCTCGTAGATACCTTAAAAGTTAAGTTTGctttgaaatttatagtcaTGTGCTCAGCTTATACTGAGCAAGTACTTAGCTAAGGCAAAATAACTAAAACCATTGATTTAACGAAAAATGCTTTCGATAAGCGAGTTCGAAACTGACTcgaaacaaaattttttatatcgctAAAATGAATTACCATTCACAATACCCGTGTTCCCACAAATTCCTCAAACCTGGGTTAGTCTTGCAGCAACTAACTGTATTCCTGAAGTGTGCTATGTTCGTGGAGGACACGCCCGTGGGTGGGTCACGGAATATCCCCGTTTCCCtttcttttctcttttcgTTCTGATTTTTCCTGAAAACGAAAATAgtctatatttatagtttaagcCGCCCACGCCGCACTATAACATTGTCATTGTTTAAACCAAATGGTATTTCGTTACGTTTGTTTGTTATCAATAAATTCGAGCTAAAATGCCCTTAAGTGCGTTTGTCTGCATCGTATAAttgattcaaaataatattgttgtaaaacCTAGCCTTGTGTTTGGAATTTACCTTTTTATCATTCAACGCTTGTGCTGGGGTTATCGCAACTGACATATGAACTTCATTGCAATAACAAGAGGAAATCACACGTTATTTAAATTCTGTGCAAAATTGTCATTTGGTGTTTTGATGAATATGTCTTCTTTAATAGCAATaagtagcaaacgagcaaacggcaaCTTGAATTTGGAAAAATAGCGAATAAACTGTTGCTCATAGAGTTTttcatttgcaattgaaatgCAAATTTTCCATTCCTATGAATCCCTTTTTGATCACAAAcaatacaacaaaacaatttgaaacatctataggatcacttgtaaaccgaattgttggcgtggcaacgcttgccgtggcgacgggtcgccaagctatactgaggtatacatatatatatatatatatatatatatatatatacctcagtataaataatatatatatatatatatatatataaagtataaataatatattgttaggactgttgagggtagccactcaaaaggttttataaggaagcgtgcgctgctgctcgaggcagtatctctccatccgtcattgcggaatgtctgacatttttgttacatttttgtttacttacgttcggtttgaatttatactattgcgaggattatttagaagtagagttaaattcactatttcgctgttagtttatttcttttaaaatacttttggatcaaatatctaacatcagaagtgggataggatccacgtgattctatccactttgctcactctgtgtttgtgtttgcattttcgtgaaaataaatgcaaagagaaaaatgtcagatcgttaccgtgataattgTTGTAGTCGTAGCAAGTTGAGTCGATATCAAAGTCGTACCAGTGTTTGCGAAACAAgggtagcgtggaccaagcCGTGTATTCTGCATGGGAGTATGTGGGCAGTGAGGCTCACGCGCTgcgctgtctgtgtatttcacagcagacAGGATTGTGGACACGatctatttaatttgtattgcggtaagatcgaaccaatatttttatatttcaagttttgatgccaaataagtcaacatcagacttttcaattaatttaaagatgtgttctttactaaatactgaaattgaataactcgatcagtttattagtgaaGGTCAGGTAAGGCCGAGTCGTGGcaagatttaacacgttacatgccaacatgattttttcattttaaagtgaacttgtaaggctagtcggttgcgctgagcgtgttaagccattacctgagtcagacgtatgtcattacgtcgtaatagtcattgacgccctttattagttcagtttgttttgtccatgtattgtcgagatgcTCTGCGTTGCGTAGACTGCGGGATACTCAACTGCAGAAGTGAGATTGTGAACGGAATATGAGACTTTCTGTATCAGGAGATGCCTCTAGGGTATCTTCAGAAATGACAAACTGTGGGTTGCCATcaatatcatgtagaggacggactgcgggacgctcctatcggcaacggactgcgggacgcttgccctacatggtcttgTGAAGTAAGGTattgaacggactgcgggacgttcagcatctggcatactgcgggctgccattaatattatgtagaggacggactgcgggacgctcctatcggcaacggactgcgggacgcttgccctacatggtcttgTGAATTAAAGCattgaacggactgcgggacgttcagtatctggcatactgcgggctgccaCTGATGTCATGTAGAGGACGTACTATGTAGTATAGTCATGTGTCGAATGTTTTAGAACCATAAAGAGATATGATCAAATTATCGAGGTCACCATTATTGATATAGATGCAGATTTGGTCCGGTCTTGTATCCTACTATGTAGCTGTGTTGTGCACCGCGCCGTAGCTGCGCGTGTCTACAAGCAGAGCGCCTGTctgcaagcagcgcgccacagccgcgcctgcctacaagcagcgcgccacagccgcgcctgtctacaagcagcgcgccacagccgcgcctgcctaccagcagcgcgccacagccgcgcctgcctaccagcagcgcgccacagccgcgcctgcctaccagcagcgcgccacagccgcgcctgcctaccagcagcgcgccacagccgcgcctgcctaccagcagcgcgccacagccgcgcctgcctaccagcagcgcgccacagccgcgcctgcctaccagcagcgcgccacagccgcgcctgcctaccagcagcgcgccacagccgcgcctgcctatcagcagcgcgccacagccgcgcctggtAACATATTGTAACACCAGTCAAATAAGTTTCTCGGTCTATATAACTTCACTTCAGTTCATGATAGTTAAAGTATCAGGCCATGGATCTATCACCTTCTTGCACTCACCGTCTATTCACTGTCGTCACtgtgcttttttatttaattcatgtggcattttacataaataaatttatggaTATTAATGAAACGACGGTTGGTCtacaattcaataaattttattaagcttaaggtattttataacaagCAATTAATAGCGTTATGAAACATTATGATAAAATGACGACCACCTTATTATGTTCTATGTAAGTATATGGtgttgaaaataacaaaattccggattttttttttttttgatttgcGAAGTACTTGTGGCAACTTTTGATTTACCGACCACTTCACCATCGACGCTCTATGTTAATTACTGACATCCAATTGAAATTAACAAGTAGTAAgtactttttcttttcttttcaaaacaaattattattctattcCTAAAAACTAAGTAAATATTGATTATCCAATCTCCTTTATCAAGTAGAATTcataagatttattataaaatcgttcgagtttaaacataaaagataaaaatatattttttgtttctttggtAAAATTCTATGGTTTAATAGTATCCAAAAtccatttcatatattttcgaACATCGGTATACATTCCAGGTTTGCTTAAACCACATTGCTCAAATCCGTAAGACACGATGCCGAATTGGACAAATTTGTATGTCCCGTTGTAAGGTGCTTCGATCATGAGAGGTCCACCGGAGTCACCTTTGCAAGAATCACGGCCTTCGTCCCCGGCGCATATCGTATTCATCATCATGTTTGGTTTAAATAAACGTGATTGCATGGCTCTGgaaaaatacagttaaataGTTACTTTCAAAAATTTCACttctttgtttcaattttatgtttgcATGTATGTCAAATCTTTCGAAGAAGAATTTCAGAAGAGTGCGAGGTTAAACTTTAGATTACGTACCCTCAAGTTGGCGGTTGCAACTTTTATGGCGAACACCGttatatctaaggacttactaGCCAAACTTAAACGTTGCGGAAACTCGTAGATTTTtagttatcaaataaataaaatcgtattgtAGATTTTCCAGTATTTTTGacgtaactttgacagttttatttaaaaatggtcAAGGGCTTTATCTTATACAGCCTCacgtca includes the following:
- the LOC106720790 gene encoding CLIP domain-containing serine protease 2 translates to MRSHPTVLFCVLFAALTNALKQCDDCVKITNCASAIQLIRTDRSAAAIQQLQNALCGFEGVQKVCCSDFFTSRSLNVENESKNNTQTSGDEIENHRNIRLLPTECGDVDGNRIVGGTSAGLYEFPWLALISYRDNEGKLKFKCGGTVITARYVLTAAHCIKNQQIVGVRIGDYDISQPEDCVGEDEIRECESKFQDIAVSHKIHHRGYVTQPYILNDIGLLRLARPVDFSYRNSGSICLPITKDLREKDLVGERGVVAGWGMTDIQTKSNILLKVELPIFSESSCNMLYKSTSRQLGPGRMTNTFCAGEIGHDSCKGDSGGPLMLESYYDGTYKFVQFGIVSYGPRLCGSEKPGIYTDVRKFMKWILDTIKP